A window of the Egibacter rhizosphaerae genome harbors these coding sequences:
- a CDS encoding ABC transporter ATP-binding protein, which produces MLRVNDLRIGYGDEPVLDGLDVELSAGEFASLVGPSGSGKSTLLRAIAGLHEPDAGEIESDLAPREIGFLFQDDALLPWRTVAQNAALGLTIRGVGKREARERSQRWLDRLGVGELAGRWPRQLSGGQRKRVAIAQVLALEPALLLMDEPFASLDAIVRHRVVSDLLRWVEEAGIAVLLVTHDLEEAIALGDRVHLLPAGPRASIAGSYDVALPRPRDPLAAKADPRFAELLPRLWADLERVSAPTAEAAEAGTQAAAPAASTEGGQAGEGSDDGELAEVARR; this is translated from the coding sequence ATGCTGCGAGTCAACGATCTGCGGATCGGCTACGGCGACGAGCCGGTGCTCGACGGACTCGACGTGGAGCTGTCCGCCGGCGAGTTCGCGAGCCTCGTCGGGCCCAGCGGGTCCGGCAAGTCGACGCTCCTGCGGGCGATCGCCGGCCTGCACGAGCCCGACGCCGGGGAGATCGAGAGCGACCTCGCGCCGCGGGAGATCGGGTTCCTGTTCCAGGACGACGCGCTGCTGCCGTGGCGCACGGTCGCGCAGAACGCCGCGCTCGGACTGACGATCCGCGGCGTCGGAAAGCGCGAGGCCCGCGAGCGCAGCCAGCGGTGGCTCGACCGGCTCGGCGTGGGGGAACTCGCCGGCCGCTGGCCGCGTCAGCTCTCGGGAGGGCAGCGCAAGCGGGTCGCGATCGCGCAGGTCCTCGCCCTCGAGCCGGCGCTGCTGCTCATGGACGAGCCCTTCGCGTCGCTCGACGCGATCGTGCGTCACCGGGTCGTCTCGGACCTGCTGCGCTGGGTGGAGGAGGCCGGGATCGCGGTGCTGCTCGTCACCCACGACCTCGAGGAGGCGATCGCGCTCGGCGACCGCGTCCATCTGCTGCCCGCCGGCCCGCGCGCGAGCATTGCCGGCAGCTACGACGTCGCGCTGCCGCGCCCGCGCGATCCGCTGGCGGCCAAGGCGGACCCCCGGTTCGCCGAGTTGCTGCCGCGACTCTGGGCCGACCTCGAGCGAGTGTCCGCCCCGACGGCGGAGGCCGCGGAGGCAGGGACGCAGGCAGCGGCTCCGGCCGCGTCCACCGAGGGCGGCCAGGCCGGCGAGGGCTCCGACGACGGCGAGTTGGCGGAGGTGGCGCGGCGATGA
- a CDS encoding UDP-N-acetylmuramate dehydrogenase codes for MHTTEAAPLAGHTTLGVGGPAGLLVEVAGATAEVRAALDAAHAHAERPVTLLGEGSNVVVSDRGLDAVLLLRGGTVRAVGRTAGGTRVRADGGMVWDDLVAWAVAQGLGGIELLSGIPGTVGAAPVQNIAAYGQALADTFVELEAVDRATGEVVQLSAADCAFGYRDSRFKRDWADRFVITSVTLDLVHEERSALTYRDLEVHFERHGGDPWVLADRRAAVLAVRRAKSMVWDPQDALTRSCGSFFMSPFLPRDEAIALVDAVRGRGAGERLFAWYSGAEAEDVKVPAAMVLLAAGFANGDRWGQVGLSPRHVLAIVNLGGATAQRVSDVAAHIQAVVWEQLGVRLHAEPRFLGEFDPFDARRFAEEAPYTPGDADTPGWARDAVR; via the coding sequence GTGCACACGACCGAGGCAGCCCCGCTGGCCGGGCACACGACGCTCGGCGTCGGGGGACCCGCCGGCCTGCTCGTCGAGGTGGCCGGCGCCACCGCGGAGGTGCGCGCCGCGCTCGACGCGGCTCACGCGCACGCCGAGCGGCCGGTCACGCTGCTCGGCGAGGGCAGCAACGTCGTCGTGTCCGACCGCGGCCTCGACGCGGTCCTGCTGCTGCGCGGCGGCACGGTGCGGGCCGTGGGCCGCACCGCCGGCGGCACGCGGGTGCGCGCTGACGGCGGGATGGTCTGGGACGATCTGGTCGCATGGGCGGTCGCGCAGGGTCTGGGCGGGATCGAGCTGCTCTCCGGCATTCCCGGTACGGTCGGCGCGGCACCGGTGCAGAACATCGCAGCGTACGGTCAGGCGCTGGCCGACACCTTCGTCGAGCTCGAGGCCGTCGACCGAGCGACCGGTGAGGTCGTGCAGCTCTCGGCGGCCGATTGCGCGTTCGGCTACCGCGACAGCCGCTTCAAGCGCGACTGGGCCGACCGGTTCGTCATCACCTCGGTCACCCTCGATCTCGTGCACGAGGAGCGGTCCGCCCTCACCTACCGGGACCTCGAGGTCCACTTCGAGCGTCACGGTGGGGATCCGTGGGTCCTTGCCGACCGCCGAGCGGCCGTCCTCGCGGTGCGGCGGGCCAAGTCGATGGTGTGGGATCCTCAGGACGCGTTGACGCGGAGTTGCGGCTCGTTCTTCATGAGCCCCTTCCTTCCGCGCGACGAGGCGATCGCGCTCGTCGACGCGGTGCGCGGCCGGGGCGCGGGGGAGCGGCTGTTCGCCTGGTACTCCGGAGCGGAGGCCGAGGACGTCAAGGTTCCCGCGGCGATGGTGCTGCTCGCCGCCGGGTTCGCGAACGGGGACCGCTGGGGGCAGGTGGGGTTGTCGCCACGCCACGTGCTCGCGATCGTGAACCTCGGTGGGGCCACCGCGCAGCGTGTCAGCGACGTGGCCGCGCACATCCAGGCGGTGGTATGGGAGCAGCTGGGGGTGCGCTTGCACGCCGAGCCGCGCTTCCTGGGGGAGTTCGACCCCTTCGACGCGCGGCGGTTCGCCGAGGAGGCACCGTACACCCCCGGTGATGCCGACACCCCCGGCTGGGCCCGCGATGCGGTGCGCTGA
- a CDS encoding peptide chain release factor 3, with the protein MPADDRLAREVAQRRTFAIISHPDAGKTTLTEKLLLFSGAVHEAGAVKSRKQAKQATSDWMKLEQERGISISSTVLHFAYAAPDRGPEGGWRFNLLDTPGHADFSEDTYRTLCAADAAVMVLDMAKGLEPQTLKLFRVCADRGLPIVTFVNKCDRPGMAPLELLDEITSEIGLEPVAQTWPVADGADFAGVIDRSSNELVRFDRTVHGATVGEEERIPVEKAQEAGGEAFGCPEDRFEAAFEELELLEVDQPELDREAFLAGRQTPVFFGSALANFGVRLLLEGFADLAPHPTPQPTVEPGEPRPIDEDFSGQVFKVQANMNPKHRDRVAFLRVNSGWFQRGGQATLARTGRQFPMKYAHQLFADDRETAETAVAGDIVGLVNASGLQPGDTLYAGKPVTFPPIPTFSPERFARIRNRDSSRYKQFRSALRQLDEEGVVQVLQHPELGEQEPILAGVGQLQFEVAKHRMTNEFGCTVELEPTPYELAREVSAEDAERVRDQRGTMVARDRHDRWLVLFANDFALRWAEQDFPDVTFHEMGMARS; encoded by the coding sequence ATGCCCGCAGACGACCGATTGGCCCGCGAGGTCGCGCAGCGACGCACGTTCGCGATCATCAGCCACCCCGACGCGGGCAAGACGACGCTGACGGAGAAGTTGCTGCTGTTCTCCGGCGCGGTGCACGAGGCGGGGGCGGTCAAGTCGCGCAAGCAGGCGAAGCAGGCGACCAGCGACTGGATGAAGCTGGAGCAGGAGCGGGGGATCTCGATCTCGTCGACGGTGCTGCACTTCGCCTACGCCGCGCCCGACCGCGGACCGGAGGGAGGCTGGCGGTTCAATCTGCTCGACACCCCGGGGCACGCGGACTTCAGCGAGGACACCTACCGCACGCTGTGCGCCGCGGACGCGGCCGTCATGGTGCTCGACATGGCCAAGGGCCTCGAGCCCCAGACCCTGAAGCTGTTCCGCGTCTGCGCCGACCGCGGCCTGCCGATCGTCACGTTCGTCAACAAGTGCGACCGACCGGGGATGGCGCCGTTGGAGCTCCTGGACGAGATCACGTCCGAGATCGGCCTCGAACCGGTCGCGCAGACGTGGCCGGTCGCCGACGGCGCGGACTTCGCGGGTGTGATCGACCGCTCGTCGAACGAGTTGGTGCGCTTCGACCGCACCGTGCACGGCGCGACCGTCGGCGAGGAGGAACGCATCCCGGTCGAGAAGGCGCAGGAGGCCGGCGGGGAGGCGTTCGGTTGCCCCGAGGACCGGTTCGAGGCAGCGTTCGAGGAGCTCGAGCTCCTCGAGGTCGACCAGCCCGAACTCGATCGTGAGGCCTTCCTCGCCGGCCGCCAGACCCCGGTGTTCTTCGGCTCCGCGTTGGCCAACTTCGGGGTGCGGCTGCTGCTCGAGGGATTCGCCGACCTCGCCCCCCATCCGACGCCCCAGCCCACCGTCGAGCCCGGTGAGCCGCGCCCGATCGACGAGGACTTCAGCGGGCAGGTGTTCAAGGTTCAGGCGAACATGAACCCCAAGCACCGCGACCGGGTCGCGTTCCTGCGCGTCAACTCGGGCTGGTTCCAGCGGGGAGGCCAGGCCACGCTCGCGCGCACCGGGCGGCAGTTCCCGATGAAGTACGCGCACCAGCTCTTCGCGGACGATCGCGAGACGGCCGAGACGGCGGTCGCCGGCGACATCGTCGGGCTCGTGAACGCCAGCGGGTTGCAGCCCGGGGACACGCTGTACGCCGGGAAGCCGGTGACGTTCCCGCCGATCCCCACGTTCTCGCCCGAACGGTTCGCGCGGATCCGCAACCGCGACTCGAGCCGCTACAAGCAGTTCCGGTCGGCATTGCGACAGCTCGACGAGGAGGGCGTCGTCCAGGTGCTGCAGCATCCCGAGCTCGGGGAGCAGGAGCCGATCCTCGCGGGGGTCGGGCAGCTGCAGTTCGAGGTGGCCAAGCACCGCATGACCAACGAGTTCGGGTGCACGGTCGAGCTCGAGCCGACGCCCTATGAGCTGGCCCGCGAGGTCTCCGCCGAGGACGCGGAACGGGTCCGCGACCAGCGCGGGACGATGGTCGCGCGCGACCGCCACGACCGCTGGCTCGTGCTGTTCGCGAACGACTTCGCGCTGCGGTGGGCGGAGCAGGACTTCCCCGACGTCACGTTCCACGAGATGGGGATGGCCCGCTCCTGA
- a CDS encoding MFS transporter, with protein sequence MRRQARERAEPRVGSRPGRIPEELVLERPRAVLAAVRGFYGWRIVLFAALGLAFTAPGQTVGNSVFIDHFIADLDLTRSQVSGAYLVGTLVGGATMPFVGRWIDRFGVRLVMAFVGAGFALALVGMSAVVGFVSLLIGFTGIRMLGQGALGLVSTTSVSYWFERRRGAALGITVAIGSALMSLAPLALTRVIDVTGWRSAWIVAGVLVGVVVVSTALLGMRDRPEHVGQGMDGDVVDPQTPPSAKTGWARGEAMRTSMFWAVTGAVAAVGLIGTGLQFHQISLLGEQGLTPVEAAANFIPVTIATIAATLLVGALIDRVRPRHLIIACMVLLLGAMLAVPFVSPGVLAVVYALALGTAGGGVRSLEAAVFPRFFGLAHVGAIRGSVMALNVGSTAFGPLALAAGFDLTGSYVPAIGVLAVLPAAVIVAALFAPVPDDALLERIRQRRPTAGSEGAPAESVSQRPD encoded by the coding sequence GTGCGCCGTCAGGCGCGGGAGCGTGCCGAGCCCCGCGTCGGCTCGCGCCCTGGTCGGATCCCGGAGGAACTCGTGCTCGAGCGTCCGCGCGCAGTGCTCGCGGCGGTCCGCGGCTTCTACGGCTGGCGGATCGTCCTGTTCGCTGCGCTCGGCCTCGCGTTCACGGCGCCCGGGCAGACCGTCGGCAACTCGGTCTTCATCGACCACTTCATCGCCGATCTCGACCTCACCCGCTCCCAGGTCTCCGGGGCCTACCTCGTCGGCACCCTGGTGGGTGGGGCGACGATGCCGTTCGTCGGCCGCTGGATCGACCGCTTCGGGGTCCGGCTGGTGATGGCGTTCGTCGGGGCGGGCTTCGCGCTCGCGCTGGTCGGCATGAGCGCGGTCGTCGGGTTCGTCTCGTTGCTGATCGGCTTCACGGGCATCCGGATGCTCGGACAGGGCGCCCTCGGGCTCGTCTCGACGACGTCGGTGTCGTACTGGTTCGAGCGTCGGCGTGGCGCGGCGTTGGGGATCACCGTCGCGATCGGCTCGGCACTGATGTCGCTCGCGCCGCTCGCCCTGACCCGGGTCATCGACGTCACCGGGTGGCGGAGCGCGTGGATCGTCGCCGGAGTCCTCGTCGGCGTGGTGGTCGTCAGCACGGCGCTGCTCGGCATGCGCGACCGGCCCGAGCACGTCGGCCAGGGCATGGACGGTGACGTGGTGGACCCGCAGACCCCGCCGTCCGCGAAGACCGGCTGGGCCCGGGGCGAAGCGATGCGCACATCGATGTTCTGGGCGGTCACCGGAGCCGTCGCGGCGGTGGGCCTGATCGGCACCGGACTGCAGTTCCACCAGATCTCCCTGCTCGGCGAGCAGGGCCTCACCCCGGTGGAGGCGGCGGCGAACTTCATCCCGGTGACGATCGCGACCATCGCGGCGACCCTGCTGGTGGGGGCGCTGATCGACCGGGTGCGCCCGCGTCACCTGATCATCGCGTGCATGGTCCTGCTGCTGGGCGCGATGCTCGCGGTGCCGTTCGTCAGCCCCGGTGTGCTGGCCGTGGTGTACGCCCTCGCGCTCGGCACCGCGGGCGGGGGCGTGCGCTCGCTCGAGGCGGCGGTCTTCCCGCGCTTCTTCGGTCTCGCGCACGTCGGGGCGATCCGTGGCTCGGTCATGGCCTTGAACGTGGGCAGCACGGCCTTCGGACCCTTGGCGCTGGCCGCGGGGTTCGATCTGACCGGCAGCTACGTGCCGGCGATCGGGGTGCTCGCCGTGCTCCCGGCCGCGGTGATCGTCGCGGCGCTCTTCGCGCCCGTGCCCGACGACGCGTTGCTCGAGCGGATCCGCCAGCGGCGCCCGACAGCGGGCTCCGAGGGGGCTCCGGCAGAATCGGTGTCGCAGCGTCCCGACTGA
- a CDS encoding ABC transporter permease, producing MTRETRRRIRQLATFGAIALLWEAGGRLGLVDPFYLPPPSAIGGAVGELFVEQDIWSHAAATFGAALGGLALGVLAGIVLGFLAALSPWVSDLVRPVMGALNAIPRVILAPLLIIWLGVGISSKVALSFLLVAVLFFFSVYSGIEEVDRRLVERVRSFGGGTRALVREVYVPSVTAWVLSNLRVAVGFAFTGAVVGEFVVSSRGIGYLLGFAQSTYNAPLVFGLILLVMVVVLGLFSATGRIEQRLLAWRG from the coding sequence ATGACGCGGGAGACGCGACGTCGGATCCGGCAGCTCGCGACGTTCGGAGCGATCGCGCTGCTCTGGGAGGCGGGCGGTCGGCTCGGCCTGGTCGACCCCTTCTACCTGCCGCCGCCGTCCGCGATCGGCGGGGCCGTGGGCGAGCTGTTCGTCGAGCAGGACATCTGGAGCCATGCGGCCGCGACGTTCGGGGCCGCGCTCGGAGGGCTCGCCCTGGGGGTGCTCGCCGGGATCGTGCTCGGGTTCCTCGCCGCGTTGTCGCCGTGGGTCAGCGACCTCGTGCGTCCCGTCATGGGCGCGCTCAACGCCATCCCGCGAGTGATCCTCGCGCCGCTGCTCATCATCTGGCTCGGTGTGGGGATCTCGTCGAAGGTGGCGCTGTCGTTCCTGCTGGTCGCCGTGCTGTTCTTCTTCAGCGTGTACAGCGGGATCGAGGAGGTCGATCGGCGCCTGGTCGAGCGCGTGCGCTCGTTCGGCGGCGGCACCCGGGCGCTCGTGCGCGAGGTCTACGTTCCCTCGGTCACCGCGTGGGTGCTCTCGAACCTGCGGGTGGCGGTCGGGTTCGCCTTCACCGGTGCGGTCGTGGGGGAGTTCGTGGTGTCGAGCCGGGGCATCGGCTACCTGCTCGGGTTCGCGCAGTCGACCTACAACGCGCCGCTGGTCTTCGGCCTCATCCTGCTGGTGATGGTCGTCGTCCTCGGCCTGTTCAGCGCGACCGGGCGGATCGAGCAGCGGCTGCTGGCCTGGCGCGGCTGA
- a CDS encoding CUAEP/CCAEP-tail radical SAM (seleno)protein, with protein MRVLMISTYELGHQPVAVASPAAALERAGHEVACLDLAVEAWDDKLAEWADAVAISVPMHTAMRLGIAAAERLRAARPELPIAVYGLYAPVSRDHVVGRVADRVIAGEFEPALVTWADNLDAGRLEAPEEGGLIRLDKSPFAPPARHLLPEPTRYARAVIDGQERVAAAVEATHGCAHECTHCPVPAVYGGKVRLVPRDVVLADVEQLVEMGVDHLTFADPDFLNGWRHSQRIVREIAASWPHLTWDATVKVEHVLRHRELWPEFAAAGCRFVVTAMESVDDRILRLLDKGHTATDMAEATELLRASGIEPRPSFLPFTPWTTPRGVAELMDFVVEHDLVGNVDPVQYAIRLLLPTGSLLLEEPELQPHLGAYDEAGLSWTWAAEDPEADRLAGELAGIAEQAAATGEAIPETFVAMRRAVLAACGAAHPGEAARRGVPEAVPDRPRLTEPWFCCAEPTDDQLGAVTIAAGSSVD; from the coding sequence GTGCGCGTCCTGATGATCTCCACCTACGAGCTCGGCCACCAGCCCGTCGCCGTGGCGTCGCCGGCGGCCGCGCTCGAGCGCGCCGGTCACGAGGTCGCCTGCCTCGACCTCGCGGTCGAGGCGTGGGACGACAAGCTGGCGGAGTGGGCAGACGCCGTGGCGATCAGCGTGCCCATGCACACCGCGATGCGCCTCGGCATCGCCGCCGCCGAGCGCCTGCGCGCCGCCCGTCCCGAGCTGCCGATCGCGGTCTATGGGCTCTACGCACCAGTCAGCCGCGACCACGTGGTCGGGCGTGTCGCCGACCGCGTCATCGCCGGCGAGTTCGAGCCCGCGCTCGTGACCTGGGCCGACAATCTCGACGCGGGTCGGCTCGAGGCACCCGAGGAGGGCGGCCTCATCCGGCTGGACAAGAGCCCGTTCGCACCGCCCGCGCGGCACCTGCTACCGGAGCCCACCCGCTACGCCCGCGCGGTGATCGACGGGCAGGAGCGCGTCGCTGCCGCGGTGGAGGCCACGCACGGCTGCGCGCACGAGTGCACCCACTGCCCGGTGCCCGCCGTGTACGGCGGGAAGGTGCGACTGGTGCCCCGCGACGTCGTGCTCGCCGACGTCGAACAACTCGTCGAGATGGGCGTCGACCACCTGACCTTCGCCGACCCCGACTTCCTGAACGGGTGGCGCCACAGCCAGCGGATCGTTCGCGAGATCGCCGCGTCGTGGCCGCACCTCACGTGGGACGCCACGGTCAAGGTCGAGCACGTGCTGCGCCACCGCGAGCTCTGGCCGGAGTTCGCCGCCGCCGGCTGCCGGTTCGTCGTCACCGCGATGGAGTCGGTCGACGACCGGATCCTGCGCCTGCTCGACAAGGGCCACACGGCCACAGACATGGCCGAGGCCACCGAGCTGCTGCGCGCGAGCGGGATCGAGCCCCGCCCGTCGTTCCTGCCCTTCACGCCCTGGACGACGCCGCGGGGTGTGGCCGAGCTCATGGACTTCGTCGTCGAGCACGACCTCGTCGGCAACGTCGATCCGGTGCAGTACGCGATCCGCCTGCTGCTGCCGACCGGCTCGCTCCTGCTCGAGGAGCCGGAGCTCCAGCCCCATTTGGGGGCCTACGACGAGGCCGGTCTGTCATGGACGTGGGCGGCCGAGGATCCCGAGGCCGATCGGCTGGCGGGCGAGCTCGCGGGTATCGCCGAGCAGGCCGCGGCGACCGGCGAGGCCATCCCCGAGACCTTCGTCGCGATGCGCCGTGCCGTGCTCGCCGCCTGTGGCGCCGCTCATCCGGGGGAGGCCGCGCGTCGGGGTGTCCCCGAGGCCGTCCCGGACCGGCCGCGCCTCACCGAGCCGTGGTTCTGCTGCGCCGAGCCCACCGACGACCAGCTCGGGGCGGTCACCATCGCCGCCGGGTCCTCGGTCGATTGA
- a CDS encoding ABC transporter substrate-binding protein, protein MLESPLRSRLTGARISRRTLLRGVGALTGGAALAGCGAFGGSERIRLAFCSQLLCVVPYEVTETAGHFADQDLEVELIYSDGGGAAMQALVGGAVDYAATSFDAFAQAAEEAGGVRRFASTGRLPLFALATAPETADEITGIEDLAGRTIGISSLGNADHSILLYLFEQAGIDPDDVEFTQVGTNAYDVVRLGDVEAGMVQEPALSLLRDDGSEVLFNAMDIDDAERFLGGAYEFMGVAVREDEREERGEQMRRLGRALAAGLETTRSLSGRELIDALPGELVAGEDTGLLAEVLEQYQQSLYPDSVEIDPPSVQRAIDSLNASGAVERAYEADDLIDLRILESN, encoded by the coding sequence CTGCTACGCGGCGTCGGAGCGCTGACCGGTGGGGCGGCGCTCGCCGGCTGCGGCGCGTTCGGCGGCTCCGAGCGGATCCGTCTCGCCTTCTGCAGCCAGCTGCTCTGCGTCGTGCCCTACGAGGTCACCGAGACCGCCGGTCACTTCGCGGACCAGGATCTCGAGGTCGAGCTGATCTACAGCGACGGCGGCGGCGCCGCGATGCAGGCGCTGGTGGGCGGCGCCGTCGACTACGCGGCCACCAGCTTCGACGCCTTCGCCCAGGCCGCCGAGGAGGCCGGGGGTGTGCGCCGGTTCGCCTCGACCGGCCGGCTGCCGCTGTTCGCGTTGGCCACCGCGCCGGAGACCGCCGACGAGATCACCGGCATCGAGGACCTGGCCGGGCGCACCATCGGCATCTCCAGCCTCGGCAACGCCGACCACTCGATCCTGCTCTACCTGTTCGAGCAAGCCGGGATCGATCCCGACGACGTCGAGTTCACCCAGGTCGGGACCAACGCCTACGACGTGGTCCGCCTGGGCGACGTCGAGGCCGGCATGGTGCAGGAGCCGGCGCTGTCGCTGCTGCGCGACGACGGCTCGGAGGTGCTCTTCAACGCGATGGACATCGACGACGCGGAGCGGTTCCTCGGCGGCGCCTACGAGTTCATGGGCGTGGCCGTGCGGGAGGACGAACGGGAGGAGCGGGGCGAGCAGATGCGCCGCCTCGGACGCGCCCTCGCCGCCGGGCTCGAGACGACCCGCTCGCTCAGCGGCCGGGAACTCATCGACGCCCTCCCCGGAGAGCTCGTCGCCGGGGAGGACACGGGGCTGCTCGCGGAGGTGCTGGAACAGTACCAACAGTCGCTGTATCCCGACTCGGTGGAGATCGATCCGCCGTCGGTGCAGCGAGCCATCGACTCCCTGAACGCCTCCGGCGCCGTGGAGCGCGCGTACGAAGCCGACGACCTCATCGACCTGCGAATCCTGGAGTCGAACTGA